The Candidatus Neomarinimicrobiota bacterium genome has a window encoding:
- the sufB gene encoding Fe-S cluster assembly protein SufB has translation MSDDQQTIQKITDQDYKYGFVTDIEMEEFPKGLDENIVRMISAKKKEPEFMTEWRLKAYRHWRKQKEPKWPKLEYSEVDYEDLYYYAAPKKEAPKSLDEVDPELLATFEKLGVPLEERELLAGVAVDAVIDSVSVATTFKGKLGELGIIFCPISEAIQDHPDLVKKYLGTVVPYTDNFYATLNSAVFSDGSFVYIPPGVRCPMELSSYFRINASKTGQFERTLIVADKGSYVSYLEGCTAPMRDENQLHAAVVELIALDDAEIKYSTVQNWYAGNKEGVGGIFNFVTKRGLCGGKNSKISWTQVETGSAITWKYPSCVLKGDNSVGEFYSVALTNNYQQADTGTKMIHLGKNTRSLIISKGISAGKSNNAYRGLVKVNAKAENARNYSQCDSLLIGDQCAAHTYPYLEIENPSAQVEHEATTSKVSEDQIFYLNQRGISTEDAVGMIVSGYAREVFQQLPMEFAVEAQALMSVSLEGSVG, from the coding sequence ATGAGCGATGATCAACAGACCATACAAAAAATTACTGATCAAGACTACAAATACGGTTTTGTGACTGATATTGAAATGGAAGAGTTCCCTAAAGGTCTTGACGAAAATATTGTCAGGATGATCTCAGCCAAAAAGAAAGAGCCTGAGTTTATGACGGAATGGCGATTAAAAGCCTACCGGCACTGGCGTAAGCAAAAAGAACCAAAATGGCCGAAACTGGAATATTCCGAAGTTGATTATGAAGATCTCTACTACTATGCCGCTCCGAAAAAAGAAGCCCCAAAGAGTCTCGATGAAGTCGATCCTGAGCTGCTTGCCACTTTTGAAAAGTTAGGTGTTCCCTTAGAAGAGCGAGAGTTGCTGGCTGGTGTGGCTGTGGATGCAGTCATTGATAGTGTGTCTGTTGCAACAACCTTTAAAGGTAAACTTGGAGAATTGGGCATTATCTTTTGCCCCATCAGTGAAGCCATACAGGATCATCCTGATTTGGTCAAGAAGTACCTTGGCACTGTTGTCCCCTATACAGATAATTTTTATGCCACGCTGAATTCAGCTGTTTTTAGTGATGGAAGCTTTGTCTACATCCCGCCTGGTGTACGCTGTCCCATGGAGCTTTCCAGTTATTTTAGAATCAATGCCTCCAAGACGGGTCAATTTGAACGGACCCTCATCGTGGCGGATAAAGGCAGCTATGTAAGTTATCTTGAGGGTTGTACGGCTCCCATGCGCGATGAGAATCAGTTGCACGCTGCTGTGGTTGAACTTATTGCTCTGGATGACGCCGAAATAAAGTACTCGACTGTCCAAAATTGGTATGCAGGAAATAAAGAAGGGGTTGGTGGTATCTTTAATTTTGTGACCAAACGGGGACTCTGTGGTGGAAAAAATTCCAAGATATCATGGACTCAGGTTGAAACGGGTTCTGCCATTACCTGGAAATATCCAAGTTGCGTGTTAAAGGGCGACAACTCAGTCGGTGAATTCTATTCCGTGGCCCTGACCAATAATTACCAGCAGGCAGATACAGGCACAAAGATGATCCACCTGGGCAAGAACACCCGTAGCCTGATTATATCCAAGGGTATTTCTGCCGGAAAAAGCAACAATGCCTATCGCGGTCTTGTGAAGGTGAATGCCAAGGCCGAAAATGCTCGCAACTATTCACAGTGTGACTCCCTGCTTATTGGTGATCAGTGTGCTGCCCATACGTATCCCTATCTGGAGATTGAAAATCCTAGCGCCCAGGTTGAACACGAAGCCACCACCTCAAAAGTATCTGAGGATCAAATTTTTTATTTAAATCAGCGGGGAATTTCCACTGAAGACGCTGTGGGAATGATTGTCTCGGGTTATGCCAGAGAGGTCTTTCAACAACTCCCCATGGAATTTGCTGTAGAAGCCCAGGCTTTGATGTCTGTGAGTCTTGAAGGCTCGGTAGGGTAA
- the sufC gene encoding Fe-S cluster assembly ATPase SufC: MLSIKNLQVSVEEKPILKGLNLEVKPGEIHAIMGPNGSGKSTLAHVLSGREGYRVDAGSAQYKGLDLLEMAPEIRAREGMFLAFQYPIEIPGVNNTSFLKKALNEVRKHRGEEELDAIDFLSLIKKQMNLVEMKEDLLKRPVNQGFSGGEKKRNEILQMAVLNPTLAILDETDSGLDIDALRIVAGGVNKLRTADNAFVVITHYQRLLDYIIPDFVHVLSDGRIIKSGTKELAYELEERGYDWLVEESEKV; this comes from the coding sequence ATGTTATCCATTAAAAATTTACAAGTTTCAGTAGAGGAAAAGCCAATTCTAAAAGGGCTAAACCTTGAGGTAAAACCAGGTGAGATCCATGCCATCATGGGTCCCAACGGTTCAGGAAAGAGCACACTGGCTCATGTTCTGTCTGGTCGAGAAGGATATCGCGTTGATGCCGGATCTGCTCAATACAAGGGTCTCGACTTATTGGAGATGGCACCTGAAATTCGTGCCCGTGAGGGAATGTTCCTCGCATTCCAGTACCCCATTGAGATTCCCGGAGTTAACAATACATCATTTTTAAAAAAAGCTCTCAATGAAGTCCGCAAACACCGGGGTGAGGAAGAGTTGGATGCCATCGATTTCTTGAGCCTTATCAAAAAGCAAATGAATCTGGTGGAAATGAAAGAAGATCTCCTCAAGCGCCCCGTGAATCAGGGGTTTTCAGGTGGCGAGAAGAAGCGGAACGAGATTTTGCAGATGGCAGTACTAAATCCCACGTTGGCCATCCTGGACGAAACTGATTCAGGTCTCGACATCGATGCCTTGCGTATCGTGGCAGGCGGTGTTAATAAATTACGTACCGCTGACAACGCCTTCGTGGTCATCACCCATTATCAACGACTCCTGGATTATATCATTCCTGATTTTGTACATGTTTTATCTGATGGTAGGATTATCAAATCAGGTACCAAAGAATTGGCTTATGAGCTGGAAGAACGCGGCTATGACTGGCTAGTTGAAGAATCAGAAAAAGTTTAG
- the sufD gene encoding Fe-S cluster assembly protein SufD: MAQQTNNFPEWLNQRVDSDSSFVFSEAVRSPSLSKLAGGVFPTRKDEEWRYTPLGPILNSNPGKDIAAALDIEFVTSLKHAVPTAHTIIFLNGEYSDEYSDDPVDFENAGLSITHLSQLEGPSLEMAEDIILNSNLTDDNIFQHIALGLSQAGLFIEVDKSADCKTPIHIIHISTAHSAMTFTNPVNIIRLAINSHLKVIEQYASPGDAAVITVPANYIKLEDGAGLDYYRIGLENAETQHVCNTSVKVGGSGSFRSHQYLLGSHLTRSNLEVSFTGPGAEAVLRGVYLGDDKQHLDVRTYLDHAHPHCSSDQHFRGILNGHSRGVFNGLVLVRKHAQQTDAQQSNKNLLLSRDARIDTKPQLEIYADDVKCAHGATVGELDSDALFYLQSRGIGKKDATLMLTRAFAAEVTQEINIDSLQAYVQGKIAASLDEMVAPGV, from the coding sequence GTGGCTCAGCAAACAAATAATTTTCCAGAGTGGCTAAACCAGCGGGTTGACTCTGATTCATCCTTCGTTTTCTCAGAGGCTGTGAGGTCTCCCTCCCTCTCTAAATTGGCTGGAGGTGTTTTCCCTACACGCAAGGACGAGGAATGGAGATACACCCCTCTCGGCCCCATCCTTAACTCCAACCCCGGCAAAGATATTGCCGCGGCATTGGATATTGAATTTGTTACAAGCCTGAAGCATGCTGTGCCAACTGCCCATACTATCATCTTTTTAAACGGTGAATATTCAGATGAATATTCAGATGATCCAGTGGATTTTGAAAATGCTGGATTGAGCATCACCCATCTATCCCAGCTTGAGGGTCCTTCGCTAGAAATGGCAGAAGACATTATTCTCAATTCCAATCTAACTGATGACAATATTTTCCAGCATATCGCACTTGGGCTATCTCAAGCTGGTCTATTCATTGAAGTGGATAAAAGTGCGGATTGCAAAACGCCTATACATATAATTCATATAAGTACGGCTCACAGCGCGATGACGTTTACCAATCCAGTCAACATCATCAGATTAGCAATTAATAGTCACCTAAAAGTTATTGAGCAATATGCTTCACCTGGTGATGCAGCCGTTATCACGGTCCCGGCAAACTATATTAAATTGGAAGATGGGGCTGGTCTTGACTATTACAGAATTGGCCTCGAAAACGCAGAGACACAGCATGTCTGCAATACATCAGTGAAAGTAGGTGGATCAGGATCCTTCAGGTCACACCAATATCTCCTGGGTTCACATCTAACTCGATCCAACCTGGAAGTAAGCTTTACCGGTCCAGGTGCAGAAGCAGTGCTAAGGGGGGTTTATCTGGGTGATGATAAGCAACACCTGGATGTGAGAACTTATCTGGATCATGCCCATCCCCATTGTAGCAGTGACCAACATTTCCGTGGTATTCTAAATGGACATTCAAGAGGGGTGTTTAACGGATTGGTGCTGGTACGCAAGCACGCACAGCAAACAGATGCACAGCAATCCAATAAAAACCTGCTTCTCTCTAGAGATGCCCGGATTGACACAAAACCTCAACTTGAAATCTATGCTGACGATGTGAAATGTGCCCACGGTGCAACCGTAGGTGAGTTGGATTCAGATGCCCTATTCTATCTTCAGTCCAGGGGAATTGGTAAAAAAGATGCCACCCTCATGCTCACCAGAGCATTTGCAGCCGAAGTTACACAGGAAATTAATATTGATTCGCTGCAAGCCTATGTCCAGGGCAAAATTGCAGCCTCATTGGATGAGATGGTTGCTCCTGGTGTTTGA
- a CDS encoding cysteine desulfurase: MRWLLLVFDINKIRSDFPILGTKIYGKPLVYADNAASTQKPQQVIDSISDLYSNHYANIHRGVHYLSQKSTALYEGARETVKNFINASKVEEIVFVRGTTEGVNLVASSFLEPLLKPDDEILISEMEHHSNIIPWQLTAERTGAQLKIIPLLENGELDLSALPDLLGPRVKLVAVTHMSNSLGTINDVSLIIDQAHALGIPVLVDGAQSIAHMSIDVQALDCDFFVFSGHKIYGPTGIGALYAKEEHLLTMKPYQGGGDMILSVSFEKTEYNDIPYKFEAGTPNIEGAIGMATALNYVSDLGIETIDKYEQDLLVYATRQFSEIQGLRIIGEAPNKGSIISFVLDGIHPHDVGTIMDMEGVAVRTGHHCTQPVMEHYDIPATTRVSLSFYNTVDEIDEITRAINKVKELMG; this comes from the coding sequence ATGAGATGGTTGCTCCTGGTGTTTGACATCAATAAAATTCGTTCTGATTTCCCCATCCTTGGGACCAAAATCTATGGTAAACCTCTGGTATATGCTGACAATGCTGCATCAACTCAAAAGCCCCAGCAAGTCATAGATTCCATTTCAGATTTGTACTCAAATCATTATGCAAATATCCACAGGGGTGTGCACTATCTCAGTCAGAAGTCCACTGCGCTGTATGAAGGCGCCCGCGAAACTGTAAAAAACTTTATCAATGCGAGTAAGGTCGAAGAGATCGTATTCGTACGTGGGACAACGGAAGGGGTAAACCTGGTGGCCAGCAGCTTTCTGGAGCCGCTGCTAAAACCTGATGATGAGATATTGATTTCTGAAATGGAGCATCACTCCAATATCATTCCCTGGCAGTTGACGGCAGAGAGAACTGGTGCGCAGCTCAAGATCATTCCCCTACTGGAAAATGGTGAACTGGATTTGAGTGCATTGCCTGATTTACTCGGACCAAGGGTGAAACTGGTTGCCGTAACTCACATGTCAAATTCTCTGGGTACGATTAACGATGTTTCCCTCATCATTGATCAAGCCCATGCTCTGGGTATTCCAGTGTTAGTAGATGGGGCTCAATCTATTGCCCACATGTCAATAGATGTTCAAGCGCTGGATTGTGATTTCTTTGTGTTTTCAGGTCACAAAATTTACGGTCCTACTGGGATTGGAGCTCTTTATGCAAAAGAAGAGCATTTGCTCACCATGAAACCATATCAGGGTGGTGGAGATATGATCCTGAGTGTGAGTTTTGAGAAAACTGAATACAATGACATTCCCTACAAATTTGAAGCCGGTACCCCGAACATTGAGGGGGCCATCGGAATGGCAACTGCACTCAACTATGTTTCCGATCTGGGTATTGAAACCATAGATAAATATGAGCAGGACCTTTTGGTTTATGCGACCAGGCAGTTCTCAGAGATTCAAGGGTTGAGGATTATCGGAGAAGCACCCAATAAGGGCAGTATTATCTCTTTTGTTCTGGATGGGATTCATCCCCATGATGTGGGCACCATTATGGATATGGAAGGTGTTGCTGTTAGAACAGGTCACCACTGTACTCAACCGGTCATGGAGCACTATGACATCCCCGCCACAACTCGTGTCTCCCTGTCATTTTACAATACAGTGGATGAGATTGATGAAATTACAAGGGCCATTAATAAGGTGAAGGAACTCATGGGCTGA
- a CDS encoding SUF system NifU family Fe-S cluster assembly protein, protein MSDLRELYQEVILDHNKNPRNFRKLELHSHHANGHNPLCGDKLELFLYVVDGIIKDISFVGSGCAISTSSASLMTQFLKGKSIVEAQHYFEHFHDLVIGKGLDDDALESLGKLGVFAGVQEFPARVKCASLSWHTLMNALTDTDETAATE, encoded by the coding sequence ATGTCAGATTTAAGAGAGTTGTATCAGGAAGTCATCCTGGACCACAATAAAAATCCCCGCAATTTCAGGAAACTGGAACTTCATTCTCATCATGCAAATGGACACAATCCCCTGTGCGGTGATAAGTTGGAACTTTTCCTCTACGTAGTGGACGGTATCATAAAAGACATATCCTTTGTGGGTAGTGGCTGTGCAATATCCACTTCATCAGCCAGTCTGATGACTCAATTCCTTAAGGGTAAGTCAATCGTGGAAGCACAACATTATTTCGAACATTTTCATGATCTGGTAATAGGCAAGGGGCTGGATGATGATGCACTGGAAAGTCTGGGGAAATTAGGTGTTTTTGCCGGTGTACAAGAGTTCCCCGCCAGAGTTAAGTGTGCCAGTCTTTCCTGGCATACCCTCATGAATGCCCTAACTGATACTGATGAAACAGCCGCAACTGAATAG
- a CDS encoding DUF59 domain-containing protein, producing MNDNVPEIDLKEIEDKIVSTIKTIYDPEIPVNIYDLGLIYDVKVTEELEAYVKMTLTAPNCPVAGSLPVSVKQQILQEVHELEFADVEIVWEPQWHKDMISEAGLLQLGLL from the coding sequence ATGAATGACAATGTGCCAGAAATTGATTTAAAAGAAATAGAGGACAAGATTGTCTCTACCATCAAGACCATTTATGATCCTGAGATTCCTGTCAACATTTATGACCTGGGTTTGATCTATGATGTAAAAGTCACTGAAGAACTGGAAGCCTACGTAAAGATGACGCTGACTGCGCCAAACTGTCCAGTTGCTGGTTCTTTGCCAGTATCGGTGAAACAACAAATCCTCCAGGAAGTTCATGAATTGGAATTCGCCGATGTGGAGATTGTCTGGGAACCTCAATGGCACAAAGATATGATTAGTGAGGCTGGTTTACTTCAGCTCGGTTTACTCTAA
- a CDS encoding Rrf2 family transcriptional regulator, producing the protein MKLSAQEEYGIRCLLHIGRKTEGGGSSISTISKAEKITPSNTAKLVRILRMNGFVESSRGKDGGYTLAKAPEDILLSEVFEVLGGKLFGEGFCDHYAGTGNVCAHFDHCTVRSFWCAIQSVLDHVLSQTTLKHLMDPTGLGWWETCLTANPLLSQQSS; encoded by the coding sequence ATGAAACTTAGCGCTCAAGAAGAATACGGTATTAGATGTTTGCTCCACATTGGTCGCAAGACTGAGGGGGGCGGTAGCAGTATATCTACCATCAGCAAAGCGGAAAAAATCACTCCCAGCAATACAGCTAAACTGGTTCGCATTCTGCGCATGAATGGATTTGTGGAAAGTAGTCGTGGAAAAGATGGCGGCTATACCCTGGCCAAAGCACCCGAAGATATTTTGCTCAGCGAGGTATTTGAGGTTCTGGGTGGAAAATTATTTGGTGAAGGCTTCTGTGATCACTATGCGGGGACTGGTAATGTTTGTGCACATTTTGACCACTGTACTGTCAGGTCTTTTTGGTGTGCTATCCAATCCGTATTGGATCACGTGCTTAGTCAAACGACTTTAAAGCATCTTATGGACCCTACTGGATTGGGTTGGTGGGAGACCTGTTTGACTGCAAACCCCCTTTTATCACAACAGTCATCTTAA
- a CDS encoding sigma-54-dependent Fis family transcriptional regulator — MNSMQKNHARVLIVDDEPDITHLFENFLSDLGYDISTATEPEEAIELFEKEDFDVAVLDINMPRISGLKLLEQFKQTNPQLIVIMVSAIQDTDIVVKCIQHGAYDYLAKPIIDLNQLQIRISRGLSEKRIRSENIALKKELKRHTDFLEIEAHSAVMQKILEKISTVADYNTTVLLTGESGTGKEVAARLVHQQSRNNRGSFIPINCGSIPGTLLESTLFGHEKGSFTGANERKKGVFEESHNGTIFLDEITETTPEFQIQLLRVLETSTIRRVGGSVEIPLNLRVVAATNQHIDELVKMGRFREDLYFRLNVFHIEIPPLRERREDLPVIIEYHLKRLSSAMGKSVTRIAPKAFQIFNTHDWPGNIRELVNVLENAMIMCKGDSISVSDLPTHLLSGGSSMVLNQNNMVDNYAEAKEEFERIYFQALLQQTELNISKAAQTAGLSRQHLHLKLKKLGIQN; from the coding sequence ATGAACAGTATGCAAAAAAACCACGCCCGAGTGCTCATCGTTGATGATGAGCCAGACATCACCCATCTTTTTGAGAACTTCTTAAGTGATCTTGGCTATGATATCTCAACAGCCACTGAACCTGAAGAAGCTATCGAACTATTCGAAAAGGAAGATTTTGATGTAGCTGTTCTGGATATCAACATGCCTCGCATTAGTGGATTGAAGTTGTTGGAACAGTTTAAGCAGACAAATCCTCAACTTATTGTCATTATGGTGAGTGCTATTCAGGATACGGATATCGTTGTTAAATGTATCCAGCATGGTGCTTATGATTATCTTGCAAAGCCGATCATTGACCTCAACCAATTGCAAATTAGAATTTCCCGCGGATTATCTGAAAAGCGTATCCGTAGTGAGAATATTGCTTTAAAGAAAGAGCTGAAGCGACACACTGATTTTCTGGAAATAGAAGCTCATTCTGCAGTCATGCAGAAAATTCTTGAAAAGATCAGCACCGTGGCTGATTATAATACAACAGTTCTGCTCACTGGTGAATCAGGTACAGGTAAAGAAGTTGCTGCCCGTCTGGTTCATCAACAAAGTCGTAACAACCGTGGTTCCTTTATTCCCATTAACTGTGGCAGTATTCCCGGGACTTTATTAGAGAGTACTCTGTTTGGTCATGAGAAGGGATCCTTTACTGGCGCAAATGAACGTAAAAAGGGTGTTTTTGAAGAATCTCATAATGGAACTATTTTCCTGGATGAGATCACCGAGACTACACCAGAGTTTCAAATTCAACTCTTACGTGTTTTGGAAACCAGTACTATTCGTCGTGTGGGTGGAAGTGTTGAAATTCCCCTCAATCTTCGAGTAGTGGCGGCAACCAATCAACATATTGACGAGTTGGTGAAGATGGGTCGTTTTCGGGAAGATTTATATTTTCGATTAAATGTGTTCCATATTGAGATTCCACCTCTCCGAGAAAGACGTGAAGACCTACCCGTGATCATTGAGTATCACTTAAAACGCCTGTCCAGCGCAATGGGAAAGAGTGTCACTAGAATTGCCCCAAAGGCATTCCAAATATTCAACACCCATGACTGGCCTGGTAATATCCGTGAATTGGTGAATGTGTTAGAAAACGCAATGATAATGTGCAAAGGTGATTCCATCTCAGTTTCGGATTTACCCACACACCTCTTAAGTGGCGGCAGCAGCATGGTTCTCAACCAAAATAACATGGTTGACAATTATGCTGAAGCTAAGGAAGAGTTTGAAAGGATATATTTTCAAGCCCTTCTACAGCAAACCGAGTTGAATATTAGCAAAGCCGCCCAAACTGCAGGATTGAGTCGTCAACATCTGCACTTGAAGCTAAAAAAACTAGGCATACAAAACTGA
- a CDS encoding type II/IV secretion system protein — MELVKEETSPSLGAIQAEGISEIYGTFGLKMTSLKGIASFATGIALKISEEVCQFHQIVPIDVKDDGTVVIAMADPLDMVAVQIIRSKIKQDIATVWADSDEIEFAIGSIFSDKNTFEDTLQDLVEVEDDMEEEDEVDEDSIDILRTQATDAPAVVFVNSLLVQSIQERASDIHIEPQENNLRIRLRIDGMLREFPPANRRLQSGVIARIKILADLDIAERRIPQDGRVKFKIMGRSVDVRCSTIPGIYGEKIVMRILDQGSTSLVLDDLGFEEHKLILLKEKANAANGMILVTGPTGSGKTTTLYSVLNYVNSPQLNIITVEDPVEYRLEGINQVQARPNVGLTFASALRSILRQDPDIVMVGEIRDLETAEIAIKAALTGHMVLSTLHTNNSVATIIRLLNMGIDKYLIVSSITVIVAQRLVRRVCSSCREPVEPSDDIKMFMERQGIDLTQSTFYKGKGCKQCSGSGFWGRMGIHEILFMNPNIKELIINDASEMEIRKAAEEAGTLSLFEEGLIRARKGLTTLEEVIRVA, encoded by the coding sequence ATGGAACTAGTTAAAGAAGAAACCTCCCCAAGCCTTGGTGCAATACAGGCTGAAGGAATTTCAGAAATATATGGTACCTTTGGTCTGAAAATGACCAGCCTAAAAGGTATAGCCTCTTTTGCGACTGGTATTGCTCTCAAAATCTCAGAAGAAGTATGTCAGTTTCATCAAATAGTTCCCATTGATGTTAAGGATGATGGTACCGTTGTCATTGCCATGGCTGATCCGCTTGATATGGTTGCTGTCCAGATTATACGCTCAAAGATCAAGCAGGATATAGCTACCGTTTGGGCTGACTCTGATGAGATTGAGTTCGCAATTGGTTCCATTTTCTCTGATAAAAACACCTTCGAAGACACATTACAGGATCTGGTTGAGGTCGAAGATGACATGGAAGAGGAAGATGAAGTTGATGAAGATAGTATTGATATTCTTCGAACCCAGGCGACTGATGCGCCTGCTGTAGTTTTTGTCAACTCCCTGCTAGTCCAATCAATTCAGGAACGTGCCAGTGATATTCACATTGAACCTCAGGAAAACAACCTGCGAATTCGTTTGAGAATTGATGGAATGTTGCGTGAGTTCCCTCCTGCGAATAGAAGACTTCAATCTGGTGTAATTGCCAGAATAAAAATTCTAGCTGACCTTGATATTGCCGAGAGGCGCATCCCGCAGGATGGTCGAGTCAAGTTTAAGATTATGGGCCGGAGCGTTGATGTCCGTTGCTCAACCATCCCCGGTATTTACGGCGAAAAGATAGTTATGCGTATCCTTGATCAAGGATCAACATCTTTGGTCCTTGATGATCTGGGATTCGAGGAACATAAGCTAATTCTTCTGAAAGAAAAGGCCAACGCAGCCAATGGTATGATCCTGGTAACAGGACCTACTGGATCTGGAAAAACGACGACCTTGTATTCAGTACTAAATTATGTAAATAGTCCCCAGTTGAATATCATTACTGTGGAGGATCCAGTTGAGTATAGACTTGAAGGAATTAACCAGGTACAGGCTCGTCCCAACGTGGGGCTAACCTTTGCTTCGGCCTTGAGATCGATTCTGCGACAGGATCCGGATATTGTCATGGTTGGTGAGATTCGAGATCTTGAAACTGCTGAAATCGCTATTAAAGCAGCCCTTACCGGTCATATGGTGTTAAGTACCCTGCATACCAACAATTCAGTTGCGACCATCATTCGTTTACTTAATATGGGCATAGACAAGTATTTGATCGTATCTTCAATAACAGTAATTGTTGCTCAGCGATTGGTTAGAAGGGTCTGCTCCAGTTGTCGAGAGCCTGTAGAGCCAAGTGATGATATTAAAATGTTTATGGAGCGACAGGGTATTGACTTAACGCAATCTACCTTTTACAAGGGTAAGGGGTGCAAACAGTGTTCCGGTTCAGGTTTTTGGGGTCGCATGGGAATCCATGAAATATTATTTATGAATCCCAATATTAAAGAGCTCATCATCAATGATGCATCTGAGATGGAGATTCGTAAGGCTGCAGAGGAGGCTGGCACTTTGTCACTCTTTGAGGAAGGATTGATCAGAGCAAGAAAAGGTTTGACTACTCTAGAGGAAGTCATTAGGGTTGCTTGA